The genomic segment GTCCCTCATTCAAGCAGATGCTGTGTTTAACGCCCATCCCACCTTCAACCCCTCTCCTCATGTCCCCACTTCCCCAATATTGTTGCACAACTCAAACACATCTCCTCTTGATATCATTGGATATATTGCATTTACAATAGACATTTCACACTGCAAATAATGGCATTAATCAGCTATGATATCAAATTCACTACAATTAAAATTTTGCATATGCAAACACTGTTTCGTTATTTCCCTTATGTGGTGCGGcttcatttcttgttttgttttcatctaaaACACTTCATGCATCACTTCCAGGTAAACGGTTGCAGGTTTCAAGTacaaacatctgtttgtttttcctcccacagAATCAGAAACTTCACATTGAAAACAGAGTGCTTCGGGAAAAGACATGTGGCcttctgacagaaaatgaggaaCTAAGACAGAGACTTGGGTTGGACACCCTCGACACAAAAGAGAAGGTAAGATTGTAATGCAGACTGTAGAGGGGAAGCAGGGTGGGTTCAGTTTGTAGTGATCAATCTTTTTAGTAGAGTAATTTTAATTcacccttttttcccctctttttgtCACAGGTTCAGGGTCTCTTGTCCACTGGGAACGAAGCAGGTTTGGGGATCGGGTCTTCTGAGTCCGCAGCACTCAGGCTATGTGTGCCTCCGCAGCAGGTGCAGGCCCAGCAGTCCCTAAATCTGAAGACTTCTCAATGGATACAGACAGTCCTGACTCTACAGACAATGAGGTAAGTCTCTGATAAAGATGGCTCCTTTTTTATGGAAAGACTTGTCTTGAGATTTAAATCCTGTTGCTAAGAAATCTCTGTAATAACACCAGAGTCAGGTCATAGGTTACGAGGCTAatctcctgttttctctcccccctcactAGTCTGATTTGCTACTGGGCATTCTGGACATCCTTGACCCAGAGCTGTTCCTCAAGTCTTGTGAACAGGAGTGCGAGGAGCCGCAGGTGCAGCTGGTCGGAGGGGGGAACCCAGTACCTGCCACCACACCTGCGACTCTGGGGTCCCCATCAGTTAAGCTGGAGGCCCTTAATGAACTGATCCACTTTGACCACATTTACACCAAGCCCGTGGAGGAGGTGAGCAGCGGGCATTGCAGCGACTCGGAGAGCGACACAGAGGACAAGATTGATGAGGCTACCTTCCCCATAACCGAGGTGGTGGTCGAGGAGGAGACCGTCTGCATCAAAGACGAGCCGGAGGAAGTGGTCATCCCCAGCTGTAATAGTCACAGTCAGATGGATGACCTTTTCTCTGGAGCCTCCTCCCCTGCCCTCAGCGGCCTGGATAAGGAAGCCTGCCTGGCGGACACCTACAGCGACTCCGGATACGAAGGGTCCCCTTCCCCTTTCAGCGACATGTCCTCTTCCCTGTGCTCAGAGACCACCTGGGATGACATGTTCGCTAATGAACTCTTCCCCCAGCTTATCAGTGTCTGAATCCAACCCCTCGGCCCAATAAGTaataatatatacacatgtaaGAGCTAATGTGTAGTGTTTAATAACTACAGATAAGCACACAATGCTTCATAGTAACGTAGAACACCACTGAACCTGCTCGTATATAGGCTAAAGTTAAGCACAtaatctccttttttttattacagcaGGTCTGTACCACTGGCGATGCTGCATTGACTTGTGGGAGATGGAGTTCATGATGGCTTATTTTGGCATCATTTAATTACTGCAGAGGGTTAAAGATTTATTACTAATCTTTCACTCGCTTCAAGGTGAAATGTGGGTTGGAATCAGTATTTCTGTAAATTAAAAGGGGGACAGGACCgatcatttaaacatttttatttatttgtgtattctGCTTCGGAGTCATTGTATGTCCACATGTAAAAAACGCTTTCTTCTAATTTGTTGACCGCTCTCCATGTAGTCTAATTACTGCATTAAAAAACTTTTGCATTGCATCTTGTCTGTTGGTTTAAATCATTACAACTGCTTATACAGAAAAGATGGTTTTGACGAATGTTTACAGGAGAATATAGATTATAGCGCAACAATTGGAATATTTTTCATGACGTTGATCTTAACTGTTAAATACTGTTTAGATGTGCAATGTCATGTCAATAAGATAACTGGGTAATTGTAATGTGTATCGGCACTGATTTTTAATGGAAACTGCTGCTGATATTAGTTGATCAGTTAGTTGAAAGCAAATTCATTGAAAATACTGTTGTCACTTAAGCAAAATCACAAGAAATTGAAGGcgtcacaagccaaaaagggtTGGAAACAACTTGACTAAGCAATTAATTATAAAAGgtaattgacagattaatcaacactgaaaataactgctagttgcagccctaatggtAACATGTTCTGACATCTTTCTGCCTACACACAGgtttcagacaaaaacatcGGATAGTGAAACACCGAGTCGTTTGTATCGTCTCAATTTAAATCCCATCACCAATGGAATCAGTTTCTCCCGCAGACGTGGTCGAGatatcagacattttaattaTGCAAATGAT from the Enoplosus armatus isolate fEnoArm2 chromosome 4, fEnoArm2.hap1, whole genome shotgun sequence genome contains:
- the xbp1 gene encoding LOW QUALITY PROTEIN: X-box-binding protein 1 (The sequence of the model RefSeq protein was modified relative to this genomic sequence to represent the inferred CDS: deleted 2 bases in 1 codon) → MVVVAAGTGGTHKVLLISGKQTGSSSGSQAGFSRPISVVLPSAASQASSDSDSNSSAGPPIRKRQRLTHLSPEEKALRRKLKNRVAAQTARDRKKAKMGELEQQVLELELENQKLHIENRVLREKTCGLLTENEELRQRLGLDTLDTKEKVQGLLSTGNEAGLGIGSSERSTQAMCASAAGAGPAVPKSEDFSMDTDSPDSTDNESDLLLGILDILDPELFLKSCEQECEEPQVQLVGGGNPVPATTPATLGSPSVKLEALNELIHFDHIYTKPVEEVSSGHCSDSESDTEDKIDEATFPITEVVVEEETVCIKDEPEEVVIPSCNSHSQMDDLFSGASSPALSGLDKEACLADTYSDSGYEGSPSPFSDMSSSLCSETTWDDMFANELFPQLISV